One genomic window of Camelina sativa cultivar DH55 chromosome 5, Cs, whole genome shotgun sequence includes the following:
- the LOC104784582 gene encoding ADP-ribosylation factor 1 produces MGLSFGKLFSRLFAKKEMRILMVGLDAAGKTTILYKLKLGEIVTTIPTIGFNVETVEYKNISFTVWDVGGQDKIRPLWRHYFQNTQGLIFVVDSNDRDRVVEARDELHRMLNEDELRDAVLLVFANKQDLPNAMNAAEITDKLGLHSLRQRHWYIQSTCATSGEGLYEGLDWLSNNIANKA; encoded by the exons ATGGGTTTGTCCTTTGGAAAGTTGTTCAGCAGGCTCTTTGCGAAGAAAGAGATGCGTATTCTGATGGTGGGTCTCGATGCTGCTGGTAAGACGACCATCTTGTACAAGCTCAAACTTGGAGAGATCGTCACCACTATTCCTACCATTG ggttcAACGTTGAGACTGTTGAATACAAGAACATCAGCTTTACCGTGTGGGATGTCGGGGGTCAAGACAAG ATCCGTCCATTGTGGAGACATTACTTCCAGAACACACAGGGACTCATCTTTGTTGTGGACAGTAATGATCGTGACCGTGTTGTTGAAGCCAGGGATGAGCTTCACAGGATGCTCAATGAG GATGAATTGAGGGATGCcgttcttcttgtttttgctAACAAGCAAGATCTTCCCAACGCGATGAACGCTGCTGAGATAACCGACAAGCTTGGGCTTCACTCCCTCCGCCAACGACACTG GTACATTCAGAGCACATGTGCCACCTCAGGAGAAGGTCTCTATGAGGGACTTGACTGGCTCTCCAACAACATCGCAAACAAG GCATAG
- the LOC104784580 gene encoding transcription factor MYB108-like: protein MEDYERNSNSPTHDEDSDIRKGPWTEEEDAVLVNFVSIHGDARWNHIARSSGLKRTGKSCRLRWLNYLRPDVRRGNITLEEQFMILKLHSLWGNRWSKIAQYLPGRTDNEIKNYWRTRVQKQAKHLRCDVNSNLFKETMRNVWMPRLVERINAQSSPATCEKVESTMITDPGQPIDVPSPVEPGYVQFDPNHHNQQLVPASALSATSSNSPAETLSDVQGGAVNGSGYDPVGQTGFGEFNDWGCVGGDNMWTSEESLWFLQDQFCHETTSYSYN from the exons ATGGAAGACTACGAGCGAAACTCAAACTCTCCAACTCATGATGAAGATTCCGATATACGTAAAGGTCCATGGACCGAGGAAGAAGATGCAGTCCTAGTCAACTTCGTGTCTATCCATGGTGATGCTCGTTGGAACCACATCGCTCGTTCCTCTG GGCTTAAGAGAACTGGTAAGAGTTGCAGATTAAGATGGCTTAACTACTTACGTCCAGATGTTAGAAGAGGCAACATCACTCTCGAAGAACAATTTATGATCCTCAAACTCCATTCTCTATGGGGCAATAG gtGGTCGAAGATAGCACAGTATTTACCGGGAAGAACAGATAATGAAATAAAGAATTATTGGAGAACTCGAGTGCAAAAGCAAGCCAAACACCTAAGATGCGATGTTAATAGCAATCTTTTCAAAGAGACTATGCGAAACGTTTGGATGCCGAGATTAGTGGAAAGGATCAACGCCCAATCATCACCCGCCACGTGTGAGAAAGTGGAGTCAACGATGATCACCGACCCAGGTCAACCTATTGACGTACCGAGTCCGGTCGAACCGGGTTACGTTCAATTCGACCCGAATCATCATAATCAGCAACTCGTTCCGGCATCGGCTCTCTCAGCAACGTCTTCGAATTCGCCGGCTGAGACGTTATCTGACGTACAAGGCGGGGCGGTGAACGGGTCGGGTTATGACCCGGTGGGTCAAACGGGTTTCGGGGAGTTCAACGATTGGGGCTGTGTTGGTGGGGACAACATGTGGACCAGTGAGGAGAGTTTATGGTTCTTGCAGGACCAGTTCTGCCACGAAACGACATCGTATTCGtataattaa
- the LOC104784581 gene encoding galactinol synthase 1 → MAPELTQTPAAKSTVTITKPSPTIQGSSRAYVTFLAGNGDYVKGVVGLAKGLRKVKSAYPLVVAILPDVPEEHRRILVEQGCIVREIEPVYPPENQTQFAMAYYVINYSKLRIWKFVEYSKMIYLDGDIQVYENIDHLFDLPDGYFYAVMDCFCEKTWSHTPQYKIGYCQQCPEKVQWPKAEFGEPPALYFNAGMFLFEPKLETYEDLLKTLKITPPTPFAEQDFLNMYFKKIYKPIPLVYNLVLAMLWRHPENVELAKVKVVHYCAAGSKPWRYTGKEANMDREDIKMLVNKWWDIYNDDSLNYKKPVADTDADLVNLKPFITALTEAGRVNYVTAPSAA, encoded by the exons ATGGCTCCGGAACTTACTCAAACCCCCGCTGCTAAATCCACCGTGACGATAACAAAACCGTCTCCGACGATCCAGGGTAGCAGTCGAGCTTACGTGACGTTTCTCGCTGGTAACGGTGACTATGTCAAAGGAGTCGTTGGCTTAGCCAAGGGGTTAAGAAAAGTCAAATCGGCGTATCCACTCGTTGTTGCTATATTACCTGACGTGCCCGAGGAGCACCGTCGTATACTGGTGGAACAGGGCTGCATTGTCCGTGAAATCGAACCCGTTTACCCACCCGAGAACCAAACTCAGTTTGCCATGGCTTATTACGTCATCAACTACTCTAAACTCCGTATCTGGAAG TTTGTGGAGTATagtaaaatgatatatttagaTGGAGACATTCAAGTTTACGAGAACATCGATCACTTGTTCGATCTTCCTGATGGATATTTCTACGCGGTCATGGATTGTTTCTGCGAGAAGACATGGAGCCACACGCCGCAATACAAGATCGGATATTGCCAACAGTGCCCGGAGAAAGTCCAGTGGCCAAAGGCGGAGTTTGGAGAACCACCGGCTCTTTACTTCAACGCAGGGATGTTCTTGTTCGAGCCTAAACTCGAGACTTACGAGGACCTACTAAAAACTCTTAAAATCACTCCTCCAACTCCTTTCGCGGAACAG GATTTTCTGAACATGTACTTCAAGAAAATTTACAAGCCGATTCCTTTAGTGTACAATCTCGTCCTTGCGATGTTATGGCGTCACCCAGAAAATGTAGAGCTTGCTAAAGTCAAGGTGGTGCACTACTGTGCAGCG GGTTCGAAGCCGTGGAGGTACACAGGGAAGGAAGCGAACATGGACAGAGAAGACATCAAAATGTTAGTGAACAAATGGTGGGACATTTACAACGATGATTCCTTGAACTACAAGAAACCTGTCGCCGACACAGATGCCGATCTGGTGAATCTGAAGCCGTTTATCACCGCTCTTACTGAGGCTGGACGCGTCAATTACGTTACCGCACCGTCCGCTGCTTGA